In one Thunnus maccoyii chromosome 12, fThuMac1.1, whole genome shotgun sequence genomic region, the following are encoded:
- the LOC121909411 gene encoding kidney mitochondrial carrier protein 1-like, producing the protein MSNVNWKPFVFGGLASVTAECGTFPIDLAKTRLQVQGQVGDSKYREIRYRGMLHTLARVGREEGLRALYSGIAPAMLRQASYGTIKIGTYQSFKRLLVDRPEDETLLTNVACGVLAGVISSSIANPTDVLKIRMQAQGNVIQGSMMGNFINIYQEEGTRGLWKGVSLTAQRAAIVVGVELPVYDITKKHLIMSGHMGDTVYTHFLSSFVCGLAGALASNPVDVVRTRMMNQRGGALYQGTLDCLLQTWRSEGFMALYKGFFPNWLRLGPWNIIFFLTYEQLKKINV; encoded by the exons ATGTCCAACGTCAACTGGAAGCCGTTTGTTTTCGGCGGTCTGGCGTCTGTGACGGCGGAATGCG GGACTTTCCCAATCGATTTAGCCAAAACGCGCCTTCAAGTTCAAGGCCAAGTGGGCGACAGCAAATACCGAGAGATCCGCTACAGAGGCATGCTCCACACTTTAGCCAGGgtgggaagagaggaggggctCCGGGCTCTCTATTCAGG AATAGCTCCCGCCATGCTGCGCCAGGCATCCTATGGGACCATAAAAATTGGCACATACCAGAGCTTTAAGCGACTGCTGGTTGACAGACCAGAGG atGAGACACTGCTGACTAATGTGGCATGCGGTGTCCTCGCTGGAGTCATCTCCTCCTCCATTGCCAACCCTACTGATGTGCTGAAG ATCCGCATGCAGGCTCAGGGAAATGTGATCCAGGGCAGTATGATGGGCAACTTCATCAACATCTACCAGGAGGAGGGAACACGAGGACTGTGGAAG ggtGTCTCTCTAACAGCTCAGCGGGCAGCGATCGTGGTCGGGGTCGAGCTACCAGTTTATGACATTACCAAGAAGCATCTGATCATGTCGGGTCACATGGGGGACACTGTGTACACACACTTCTT GTCTAGCTTTGTATGTGGACTGGCGGGGGCTTTGGCCTCCAACCCAGTGGACGTAGTCCGGACGCGCATGATGAACCAGAGAGGAGGAGCTTTGTACCAGGGAACACTGGACTGTCTACTGCAG acaTGGCGCTCCGAGGGCTTCATGGCACTCTACAAGGGTTTCTTTCCCAACTGGCTGCGCCTGGGACCATGGAACATCATT TTCTTCCTCACATatgagcagctgaagaagatcAACGTGTGA